A region of Streptomyces sp. R44 DNA encodes the following proteins:
- a CDS encoding MBL fold metallo-hydrolase translates to MKLTKKSHACVRLEKDGRTLVLDPGMFTEEDAGLGADALLVTHEHPDHFDEGRLRAALEANEAAEIWTLRSVAERISAAFPGRVHTVGHGDTFTAAGFDVQVHGELHAVIHPDIPRITNVGYLVDGAVFHPGDALTVPDHPVDTLLLPVMAPWNKISEVIDYVREVKPRRAYDIHDALLTDLARPIYDRQIGELGGTAHARLASGASAEL, encoded by the coding sequence GTGAAGCTGACGAAGAAGTCCCACGCCTGCGTGCGGCTGGAGAAGGACGGCCGCACGCTCGTCCTCGACCCCGGCATGTTCACCGAGGAGGACGCCGGCCTCGGAGCCGACGCGCTGCTCGTCACCCACGAGCACCCCGACCACTTCGACGAGGGCCGGCTGCGGGCCGCCCTGGAGGCCAACGAGGCCGCCGAGATCTGGACGCTGCGCAGCGTCGCCGAGCGGATCTCGGCCGCCTTCCCGGGGCGGGTGCACACCGTCGGGCACGGCGACACCTTCACGGCGGCCGGCTTCGACGTCCAGGTCCACGGCGAGCTGCACGCGGTGATCCACCCGGACATCCCGCGCATCACCAACGTGGGCTACCTCGTCGACGGCGCCGTCTTCCACCCCGGCGACGCGCTCACCGTGCCCGACCACCCCGTGGACACGCTGCTGCTGCCCGTCATGGCCCCCTGGAACAAGATCTCCGAGGTCATCGACTACGTGCGCGAGGTCAAGCCGCGCCGCGCGTACGACATCCACGACGCCCTGCTCACCGATCTCGCCCGACCCATCTACGACCGGCAGATCGGCGAGCTGGGCGGCACGGCCCACGCGCGCCTGGCCTCCGGCGCCTCCGCCGAGCTCTGA
- a CDS encoding DUF6278 family protein has translation MNIPFLDNWRKRHEPEPADSPLAAAFDRDPEGVAELLSECELLRSRVEEAGVALDDTPRSLQELDQLPPRWRNDPEELPWFGNDAGLYLGTVIVRNVPGARWQVWPGGGPVVRLASGREIQVVEAGLDWAITGAPQLSQVYAEASEY, from the coding sequence ATGAACATCCCGTTTCTGGACAACTGGCGCAAGCGACATGAGCCCGAGCCGGCCGACTCCCCCCTGGCCGCGGCCTTCGACCGCGACCCGGAGGGAGTGGCCGAGCTCCTCTCCGAGTGCGAGCTGCTGCGTTCCCGTGTCGAGGAGGCCGGGGTGGCACTGGACGACACCCCGCGCTCCCTCCAGGAGCTCGACCAGCTGCCGCCCCGCTGGCGAAACGATCCGGAAGAGCTCCCCTGGTTCGGGAACGACGCCGGTCTCTACCTCGGCACCGTGATCGTCCGGAACGTGCCGGGCGCCCGGTGGCAGGTGTGGCCCGGCGGCGGCCCCGTCGTGCGGCTCGCCTCCGGCCGGGAGATCCAGGTCGTCGAGGCCGGTCTCGACTGGGCGATCACGGGCGCGCCGCAGCTCTCCCAGGTGTACGCGGAGGCCTCCGAGTACTGA
- a CDS encoding exodeoxyribonuclease III translates to MRIATWNVNSITARLPRLLAWLESSGTDVLCIQETKCTAEQFPTEELRALGYESVVNATGRWNGVALVSRVGLADVVTGLPGGPEYDGMEEPRAISATCGPVRVWSVYVPNGREVAHEHYAYKLRWLEALKAAVAEDASGERPFAVLGDYNIAPTDEDVWDIAVFEGATHVTEPERAALAGLRETGLADVVPRPLKYDHPFTYWDYRQLCFPKNKGMRIDLVYGNKPFAEAVSDSYVDREERKGKGASDHAPVVVDLDV, encoded by the coding sequence ATGCGCATCGCCACCTGGAACGTCAATTCGATCACCGCCCGGCTGCCCCGGCTCCTGGCCTGGCTGGAGAGCAGCGGCACCGACGTGCTGTGCATCCAGGAGACCAAGTGCACCGCCGAGCAGTTCCCCACCGAGGAGCTGCGCGCCCTGGGCTACGAGTCGGTGGTCAACGCCACCGGGCGGTGGAACGGCGTGGCCCTGGTCTCCCGGGTCGGCCTCGCGGACGTGGTCACCGGCCTGCCCGGCGGCCCGGAGTACGACGGGATGGAGGAGCCCCGGGCGATCTCCGCGACCTGCGGCCCGGTCCGCGTCTGGTCGGTGTACGTGCCGAACGGCCGCGAGGTGGCCCACGAGCACTACGCGTACAAGCTGCGCTGGCTGGAGGCGCTGAAGGCGGCCGTCGCGGAGGACGCGTCGGGCGAGCGCCCCTTCGCGGTCCTCGGCGACTACAACATCGCCCCGACCGACGAGGACGTCTGGGACATCGCCGTCTTCGAGGGCGCCACGCATGTGACGGAGCCGGAGCGGGCCGCGCTCGCCGGGCTCCGCGAGACCGGTCTCGCCGACGTGGTCCCGCGGCCCCTCAAGTACGACCACCCCTTCACGTACTGGGACTACCGCCAGCTCTGCTTCCCGAAGAACAAGGGCATGCGGATCGACCTGGTCTACGGCAACAAGCCGTTCGCCGAGGCGGTCTCCGACAGCTATGTCGACCGCGAGGAGCGGAAGGGCAAGGGCGCCTCGGACCACGCGCCCGTCGTCGTCGACCTCGACGTCTGA
- a CDS encoding tetratricopeptide repeat protein, producing MTKLLAESGADLSREELLDALWLAEKLPRGAGPLARAVARSEASRRDGASAPRPPGTPDNPDPEPPSADPHRPPAAHPLLAAAAGDRSAGDGTVVLTPAHPVGVPDRHSLGPGRLQLEKSLRPLRQRFPDRRRHVLDVPRTVTAMAETGVPETVTRPLRTRWLTLAIVVDDDVSMVLWQRLAADVRALMERAGSFRDVRVHGLDTRGGTPTLRSSPYRHRTRPESVKSLCDPTGNTLVLVVSDGVGEAWRDGGMRRVMERWARSGPTAIMHALPTRLWASTGITARPWQVTTTGRGGPTRAWHVTDPDLPPELVRFDSVPVPVLEPTPAAVGDWARLVAAPGGTALLPLWDADRTDPRPAAAAPGRPDSVGVEAVLRFKEAASPEAYRLAAHVAAVAPVTPPVMRLVQAAVGAPTDPGHLTEVFLGGLMHEVDATAVPDRLPHLRRYDFDPEARRALLSAVPPKELLHTAESVTRRIESAIGRASVFPAWVGHPDGVAVVEDTGRSFGWIRTQVLTRLGIPPAAEDDPEVPGARNLDAPPTDTPVASQELPEPFSPEEVLAARERLLGPEHPETLAARADLGSFLRQAGRIVEAIALQERVVDECERVLGPDHPDTLTARAALGYSFYEMGRTDEAIALEEQVVVDRERVLGPDDPGTLTARSDLAFSYGRAGRTGEATALQERVVADRERVLGPEHPDTLDARSNLAFSLRQAGRLGEAIALEEQVISDSERLLGPEHPDTLDARSNLAFSFKQAGRTDEAIALQEHVLAVSERVLGTEHIDTLAARADLAFSFRQAGRIEEAIALDEQVVAVSERILGPEHPDTLDARSNLAFSYSQAGRTGHAILLQERVVADSVRALGADHPDTLTARAALAVSFREAGRIDEAIALQERVVDDCERVLGPDHPDTLTVRAALAYSLYEMGRIDEAIVLEEQVLAARERVLGPGHPVTLVARSNLAVTYRQAGRIDEAIVLQEQVLADRERVLGAEHPDTMTSRSNLAFCFRQAGRKIEAIALQERVLADRERVLGPKHPSTLSARVTLASFHGPTAPTGETPS from the coding sequence GTGACGAAACTCCTGGCCGAGAGCGGGGCCGACCTGTCCCGGGAAGAGCTCCTCGACGCCCTGTGGCTGGCCGAGAAGCTGCCACGGGGCGCCGGGCCCCTGGCACGAGCCGTGGCGCGGAGCGAGGCGTCCCGCCGCGACGGGGCCTCGGCGCCGCGGCCGCCCGGGACGCCGGACAACCCGGACCCGGAGCCCCCGTCCGCCGATCCGCACCGGCCGCCCGCCGCACACCCGCTGCTGGCAGCCGCGGCGGGGGACCGGTCCGCAGGGGACGGAACCGTGGTCCTGACCCCGGCCCACCCCGTCGGCGTCCCCGACCGCCACTCCCTCGGCCCCGGCCGGCTCCAGCTGGAGAAATCCCTGCGGCCGCTCCGACAGCGCTTCCCCGACCGCCGCCGCCATGTCCTCGACGTCCCGCGCACCGTCACCGCCATGGCCGAGACGGGGGTGCCCGAGACCGTCACCCGCCCGCTGCGCACCCGCTGGCTCACCCTCGCCATCGTCGTCGACGACGACGTCTCCATGGTCCTGTGGCAGCGCCTCGCGGCGGACGTCCGCGCCCTGATGGAACGCGCCGGATCGTTCCGTGACGTCCGGGTCCACGGCCTCGACACCCGCGGCGGCACCCCGACCCTGCGGAGCAGCCCGTACCGCCACCGCACCCGCCCCGAGTCGGTGAAGTCCCTGTGCGACCCGACGGGGAACACCCTCGTCCTGGTCGTCAGCGACGGCGTGGGCGAGGCCTGGCGGGACGGCGGGATGCGGCGGGTCATGGAGCGGTGGGCCCGGTCCGGACCCACCGCGATCATGCACGCCCTGCCGACCCGGCTGTGGGCGAGCACGGGGATCACGGCGCGGCCCTGGCAGGTCACCACGACCGGCCGCGGCGGCCCCACGCGGGCCTGGCACGTCACCGACCCCGACCTGCCGCCGGAACTCGTCCGCTTCGACTCCGTCCCCGTCCCGGTCCTCGAACCGACGCCGGCGGCCGTCGGCGACTGGGCCCGGCTCGTCGCCGCGCCGGGCGGCACGGCGCTCCTGCCGCTGTGGGACGCGGACCGGACCGACCCCCGACCGGCCGCCGCCGCCCCGGGGCGACCCGACAGCGTGGGCGTCGAGGCGGTCCTCCGCTTCAAGGAGGCCGCGTCCCCCGAGGCATACCGGCTCGCGGCCCACGTGGCGGCGGTGGCCCCCGTCACGCCCCCGGTCATGCGCCTGGTCCAGGCCGCCGTCGGCGCCCCTACGGACCCGGGACACCTGACGGAGGTGTTCCTGGGCGGCCTGATGCACGAGGTCGACGCCACGGCCGTGCCGGACCGCCTGCCCCACCTCCGCCGCTACGACTTCGACCCGGAGGCGCGCCGAGCCCTCCTGAGCGCGGTCCCGCCGAAGGAACTCCTGCACACCGCCGAGTCCGTCACCCGCCGCATCGAATCCGCCATCGGCCGGGCCTCGGTCTTCCCCGCCTGGGTCGGCCACCCGGACGGCGTGGCGGTCGTCGAGGACACGGGACGGTCGTTCGGCTGGATCCGCACGCAGGTGCTGACGCGGCTGGGGATCCCGCCCGCGGCGGAGGACGATCCGGAGGTGCCCGGGGCACGGAACCTCGACGCCCCGCCCACCGACACCCCGGTCGCCTCCCAGGAGCTGCCCGAGCCTTTCTCCCCGGAGGAGGTCCTCGCGGCACGTGAGCGGCTTCTGGGCCCGGAGCACCCGGAGACCCTGGCCGCCCGTGCCGACCTCGGCTCCTTCCTCAGACAGGCGGGCCGGATCGTCGAGGCGATCGCGCTGCAGGAGCGGGTGGTCGACGAATGTGAGCGCGTCCTGGGCCCGGACCATCCCGACACCCTCACCGCGCGCGCGGCGCTCGGCTACTCGTTCTACGAGATGGGGCGGACCGACGAGGCCATCGCCCTGGAGGAGCAGGTCGTCGTCGATCGTGAGCGGGTGCTGGGCCCGGATGATCCCGGCACCCTCACCGCCCGCTCCGACCTCGCCTTCTCCTACGGCCGGGCCGGGCGGACCGGCGAGGCCACGGCGCTGCAGGAGCGGGTGGTCGCCGATCGTGAGCGGGTCCTGGGCCCGGAGCATCCCGACACCCTGGATGCCCGTTCCAACCTGGCGTTCTCCTTGAGGCAGGCGGGGCGGCTCGGTGAGGCCATCGCCCTGGAGGAGCAGGTCATCTCCGACTCCGAGCGGCTCCTGGGTCCCGAGCATCCCGACACCCTGGATGCCCGTTCCAACCTGGCGTTCTCCTTCAAGCAGGCGGGGCGGACCGACGAGGCCATCGCCCTGCAGGAGCACGTCCTCGCCGTCTCCGAGCGGGTGCTGGGAACCGAGCACATCGACACCCTCGCCGCCCGCGCCGACCTCGCCTTCTCCTTCAGACAAGCCGGGCGGATCGAGGAGGCCATCGCTCTGGACGAGCAGGTCGTCGCCGTCTCCGAGCGGATTCTGGGCCCGGAGCATCCCGACACCTTGGACGCCCGTTCCAACCTCGCGTTCTCCTACAGCCAGGCAGGGCGGACCGGTCACGCCATCCTGCTGCAGGAGCGGGTGGTCGCCGACAGCGTGCGGGCCCTGGGCGCGGACCATCCCGACACCCTCACCGCGCGTGCCGCCCTCGCCGTCTCCTTCAGGGAGGCGGGGCGGATCGACGAGGCCATCGCTCTGCAGGAGCGGGTGGTCGACGACTGTGAGCGGGTTCTGGGCCCCGACCATCCCGACACCCTCACCGTGCGTGCCGCCCTCGCCTACTCCCTCTACGAGATGGGGCGGATCGACGAGGCCATCGTCCTGGAGGAGCAGGTCCTCGCCGCCCGTGAGCGGGTCCTGGGCCCGGGCCATCCCGTCACCCTCGTCGCCCGCTCGAACCTCGCCGTCACCTACCGGCAGGCGGGCCGGATCGACGAGGCCATCGTGCTGCAGGAACAGGTCCTCGCGGATCGAGAGCGGGTCCTGGGAGCGGAGCACCCTGACACGATGACCTCCCGCTCGAACCTCGCGTTCTGCTTCCGGCAGGCGGGCCGGAAGATCGAGGCCATCGCCCTGCAGGAGCGGGTTCTCGCGGATCGAGAGCGGGTTCTGGGTCCGAAGCACCCCAGCACCCTGAGCGCCCGCGTCACCCTCGCGTCCTTCCACGGCCCCACGGCGCCGACCGGCGAGACGCCGTCCTGA
- a CDS encoding trypsin-like peptidase domain-containing protein, which translates to MDPARLALIRSGTKDETRSTGSGYLIGPRLVLTARHVLVNRETGELWPRISARIGHFENGPSHTVRAELLWTPADDLDVALLRVDHATDTPGVVWGRPAGRVPLPYQGLGYPKAAAADRREAEYLRGTLAPLSGSGRHYVLDQGPAPVPGTDGGNAWGGASGAAVFCGDVLVGVVVQEPAAYGARRLLAVPAHSFVQDRDFLDHLARHACASPELVTIGVPAPRAAPGTERTPTERTLEKLLLPLFTDPAARTAYARELAGELGYDTDDYAPTTADLVALLQAHPRAHAALGQALAPRVADPAFRSRLTAFLTQARALGCGPLLSPAEFDELLQLLAEIRREQPALLHLAAHDALPYAVLPDGLARPRIEEDELGPTIEALEELPDGERVPDGSPPVPALLRLVEYVGASVDGERQHRLRAWSQQTADRIGIHVDALRERRGDAAQWAKRRRNSLVSRVVMELEHSGTADGDRYRCRIRLDRADGTRRILKDPSSEPKTPQQAARALAEAVSAARQEPGQGDHVPWVTVVVDRHGLHLAVDEWEPGAPEDLLPSWPIGADYQVSFSCPEFDRIAADRAQDQERRWKKGRTAVLVTGPACGDSRKLMHLLRTEHRDTARAVLHGPADQRQSWLQVCLALGVPVVLWDRDATGYEDAERLGELAPAGELDGLAERVRVFRSHTAAHPEERRARPSLVWEPDSSHPRTEQLHLRDPWRGTHAS; encoded by the coding sequence GTGGATCCGGCCAGGCTGGCACTGATCCGCAGCGGTACCAAGGACGAGACCCGAAGCACCGGATCCGGCTATCTGATCGGCCCCCGCCTCGTGCTGACCGCCCGTCACGTCCTGGTGAACCGGGAGACCGGTGAGCTGTGGCCGAGGATCTCGGCGCGTATCGGCCACTTCGAGAACGGCCCGTCGCACACCGTCAGGGCCGAGCTGCTGTGGACCCCCGCGGACGACCTCGACGTCGCACTGCTCCGTGTCGACCACGCCACGGACACGCCCGGCGTCGTCTGGGGCCGGCCCGCCGGCCGGGTGCCACTGCCGTACCAGGGCCTCGGCTACCCGAAGGCCGCCGCCGCCGACCGGCGCGAGGCCGAATACCTGCGGGGCACGCTCGCGCCGCTCTCCGGCTCCGGCCGGCACTACGTGCTCGACCAGGGGCCCGCTCCCGTTCCCGGCACGGACGGCGGGAACGCCTGGGGCGGGGCGTCCGGCGCCGCGGTCTTCTGCGGCGACGTGCTCGTCGGCGTCGTCGTCCAGGAACCCGCGGCCTACGGCGCCAGGAGGCTGCTCGCCGTCCCCGCGCACTCCTTCGTCCAGGACCGCGACTTCCTCGACCACCTCGCCCGGCACGCGTGCGCCTCCCCCGAACTGGTCACGATCGGGGTGCCCGCGCCGCGCGCCGCACCCGGTACCGAGCGCACGCCCACCGAACGCACCCTGGAGAAGCTGCTCCTCCCGCTCTTCACCGACCCGGCCGCCCGCACCGCCTACGCGCGCGAACTGGCCGGCGAACTCGGCTACGACACGGACGACTACGCCCCCACCACCGCCGACCTCGTGGCGCTCCTCCAGGCCCACCCCCGCGCCCATGCCGCACTCGGTCAGGCCCTCGCCCCGCGCGTCGCCGACCCGGCGTTCCGCTCCCGCCTCACCGCCTTCCTCACCCAGGCACGGGCCCTCGGCTGCGGGCCCCTGCTCTCGCCCGCCGAGTTCGACGAACTCCTCCAGCTCCTCGCCGAGATCCGCCGCGAACAGCCCGCCCTGCTGCACCTGGCCGCCCACGACGCACTGCCGTACGCCGTGCTGCCCGACGGCCTCGCCCGCCCCCGGATCGAGGAGGACGAGCTCGGCCCCACGATCGAGGCACTGGAGGAACTGCCCGACGGGGAGCGCGTCCCCGACGGCAGCCCGCCCGTCCCCGCCCTGCTCCGCCTCGTGGAGTACGTGGGAGCCTCCGTCGACGGCGAACGACAGCACCGGCTGCGCGCCTGGTCGCAGCAGACGGCCGACCGCATCGGCATCCACGTCGACGCCCTCAGGGAGCGGCGCGGGGACGCCGCCCAGTGGGCGAAGCGACGCCGGAACTCGCTCGTCTCACGCGTGGTCATGGAACTGGAGCACAGCGGCACCGCGGACGGCGACCGGTACCGGTGCCGCATCCGGCTCGACCGCGCCGACGGCACCCGACGGATCCTCAAGGACCCCTCGTCGGAGCCCAAGACACCGCAGCAGGCCGCCCGCGCCCTCGCCGAGGCGGTCAGCGCCGCACGGCAGGAGCCCGGCCAGGGCGACCACGTGCCCTGGGTGACCGTCGTCGTCGACCGGCACGGCCTCCACCTGGCCGTCGACGAATGGGAGCCCGGCGCACCCGAGGACCTCCTCCCCTCCTGGCCCATCGGAGCGGACTACCAGGTCTCCTTCAGCTGCCCGGAGTTCGACCGGATCGCCGCCGACCGGGCCCAGGACCAGGAACGACGCTGGAAGAAGGGCCGGACCGCGGTCCTCGTCACCGGCCCGGCCTGCGGCGACTCCAGGAAGCTGATGCACCTGCTCCGCACCGAGCACCGCGACACCGCCCGGGCCGTCCTCCACGGCCCCGCCGACCAGCGCCAGTCGTGGCTCCAGGTCTGCCTCGCCCTCGGCGTCCCGGTCGTGCTGTGGGACCGCGACGCCACCGGCTACGAGGACGCCGAGCGGCTCGGCGAGCTGGCGCCGGCCGGCGAGCTCGACGGACTCGCCGAGCGGGTACGCGTCTTCCGCAGCCACACCGCCGCCCACCCCGAGGAACGCCGGGCGCGCCCCTCACTCGTCTGGGAACCCGACAGCTCCCACCCGAGGACCGAGCAGCTCCACCTGAGGGACCCCTGGAGAGGAACCCACGCGTCATGA
- a CDS encoding alpha/beta fold hydrolase, with product MSETATNTLQYRVDGREDAPVLVLGPSLGTTFHMWDRQIPELTRDWRVVRFDLPGHGGAPAEPFTSVAELGDRLLATLDELGVQRFGYAGCSLGGAVGLDLALRAPHRVASLALVATSPRFGTADEFRQRGVIVRANGLEPMARTAPEQWFTPLFAGAQPAIVDWAVQMVRTTDPACYIAACEALAVFDVREALGSIGIPALVLVGSEDQVTGPAEARTLVAGIADARLAVVPGASHLAPVEQPAAVTDLLTEHFSGIVPETSGTLTVPPPPVPVAEPAPAAPEAEPAEAGRPDPYERGLGLRREVLGDAHVDQALAEDPDGAFQELVTRYAWGEVWSREGLDRRTRSVVTLTALIAGGHREALADHTRAALRNGLSPEELREIVLHAGAYCGFPAAETALRVVTRVIAEETTPPA from the coding sequence GTGAGTGAGACAGCGACGAACACCCTGCAATACCGTGTCGACGGGCGCGAGGACGCCCCGGTCCTGGTCCTGGGGCCGTCCCTCGGTACCACCTTCCACATGTGGGACCGGCAGATACCGGAGCTCACCCGTGACTGGCGGGTCGTCCGGTTCGATCTTCCGGGGCACGGGGGCGCGCCCGCGGAGCCCTTCACCTCCGTCGCCGAGCTCGGCGACCGGCTCCTCGCCACGCTCGACGAGCTCGGCGTCCAGCGGTTCGGCTACGCCGGCTGTTCCCTCGGCGGTGCCGTCGGACTCGACCTCGCCCTCCGCGCGCCCCACCGGGTCGCCTCGCTCGCCCTGGTCGCCACCTCGCCCCGGTTCGGCACCGCCGACGAGTTCCGGCAGCGGGGGGTGATCGTGCGGGCGAACGGTCTCGAGCCGATGGCCAGGACGGCGCCCGAGCAGTGGTTCACCCCGCTCTTCGCCGGCGCGCAGCCCGCCATCGTCGACTGGGCCGTCCAGATGGTCCGGACGACCGACCCGGCCTGCTACATCGCCGCCTGCGAGGCCCTCGCCGTCTTCGACGTCCGTGAGGCCCTGGGCAGCATCGGCATCCCCGCCCTCGTCCTCGTCGGCTCCGAGGACCAGGTCACCGGCCCCGCCGAGGCCCGCACCCTGGTCGCCGGGATCGCCGACGCCCGGCTCGCCGTCGTGCCCGGCGCCTCGCACCTCGCCCCGGTCGAGCAGCCCGCCGCCGTGACCGACCTGCTGACCGAGCACTTCTCGGGGATCGTCCCGGAGACCAGCGGCACCTTGACCGTGCCTCCGCCGCCCGTCCCCGTCGCCGAGCCCGCACCGGCCGCCCCCGAAGCCGAGCCCGCCGAGGCCGGCCGGCCCGACCCGTACGAGCGGGGGCTCGGGCTGCGCCGCGAGGTCCTCGGCGACGCCCATGTCGACCAGGCCCTCGCCGAGGACCCCGACGGCGCCTTCCAGGAGCTCGTCACCCGCTACGCCTGGGGCGAGGTCTGGAGCCGCGAGGGGCTCGACCGGCGCACCCGCAGCGTCGTCACCCTCACCGCCCTCATCGCCGGCGGCCACCGCGAGGCCCTCGCCGACCACACCCGCGCCGCCCTGCGCAACGGCCTCTCGCCGGAGGAGCTGCGCGAGATCGTCCTCCACGCGGGCGCGTACTGCGGGTTCCCGGCCGCCGAGACGGCGCTGCGGGTGGTCACCCGCGTCATCGCGGAGGAGACCACGCCCCCGGCGTAG
- a CDS encoding AAA family ATPase — translation MTTSQQPAATSTEGDGWHLFHGDGERRDVVFPEAPPWRRFGRPESSTGDKVPHPRPYLIGPDEVEVVNAALHLRRPLLVTGQPGTGKSSLAHAIAHELRLGRVLQWPVNSRSTLQDALYQYDAVGRLREATLPRDADGTEPDIGQYIQLGPLGNALAHREGPRVLLVDELDKGDVDLPNDLLTVFEEGEFVIPELARLPRNHAPVHVQTDDPDRPTPVERGHIRCAEFPVVVITSNGEREFPAAFLRRCIRLDLPEPDEQRLRDIVAAHLGDTALAEVDDLLETFLERRAAGELATDQLLNAVFLRKGGVNLEAGALLQAVLHRLGGAL, via the coding sequence ATGACCACCTCACAGCAGCCGGCCGCCACGAGCACCGAAGGAGACGGCTGGCACCTCTTCCACGGAGACGGCGAGCGCCGCGACGTCGTCTTCCCCGAAGCACCCCCGTGGCGCCGCTTCGGCCGACCGGAGTCCAGCACCGGCGACAAGGTCCCCCACCCCCGCCCGTACCTCATCGGCCCCGACGAGGTCGAAGTGGTCAACGCCGCCCTGCACCTGCGCCGGCCCCTCCTCGTCACCGGGCAGCCCGGCACCGGCAAGTCCTCCCTCGCCCACGCCATCGCCCACGAACTCAGGCTCGGCCGCGTCCTGCAATGGCCGGTGAACAGCCGCTCCACCCTGCAGGACGCCCTCTACCAGTACGACGCCGTCGGCAGGCTCCGCGAGGCGACCCTGCCGCGCGATGCCGACGGCACGGAACCCGACATCGGCCAGTACATCCAGCTCGGCCCCCTCGGCAACGCCCTCGCACACCGGGAAGGCCCGCGGGTCCTCCTCGTCGACGAACTCGACAAGGGCGACGTCGACCTCCCCAACGACCTGCTGACCGTCTTCGAGGAGGGCGAGTTCGTCATCCCCGAGCTCGCCCGGCTGCCCAGGAACCACGCCCCCGTCCACGTACAGACCGACGACCCCGACAGGCCCACCCCCGTCGAGCGCGGCCACATCCGCTGTGCCGAGTTCCCCGTCGTCGTCATCACCAGCAACGGCGAACGCGAGTTCCCGGCCGCCTTCCTGCGCCGCTGCATCCGCCTCGACCTCCCCGAACCCGACGAGCAGCGGCTGCGGGACATCGTCGCCGCCCACCTCGGGGACACGGCCCTCGCGGAGGTGGACGACCTCCTGGAGACCTTCCTCGAACGCCGTGCCGCCGGCGAGCTCGCCACCGACCAGCTCCTCAACGCAGTCTTCCTCCGCAAGGGCGGCGTGAACCTCGAAGCGGGCGCCCTGCTCCAGGCCGTCCTGCACCGGCTCGGCGGAGCCCTGTGA
- a CDS encoding trypco2 family protein yields MSTIGLAAAIEELRQELYEAQRTGAGQQFAFGVEEAELELLLELRQSAKGEGKLSFGVVTAGAGGERTTVRTHKLKLRLSVADKAAGGTRPEVNDEETGSWDDEG; encoded by the coding sequence ATGTCGACGATCGGTCTGGCCGCGGCCATCGAGGAGTTGCGGCAGGAGCTGTACGAGGCGCAGAGGACCGGCGCCGGCCAGCAGTTCGCCTTCGGCGTCGAGGAGGCGGAGCTGGAGCTCCTGCTCGAACTGCGCCAGTCCGCGAAGGGGGAAGGAAAGCTCTCCTTCGGTGTCGTCACGGCCGGCGCGGGCGGCGAGCGGACCACCGTACGCACCCACAAGCTCAAGCTCCGGCTCTCCGTCGCAGACAAGGCCGCCGGCGGCACCCGACCCGAGGTCAACGACGAGGAGACCGGGTCCTGGGACGACGAGGGCTGA